TTCTCTACATCTGGCGATGTGTCACGTTATTTTATagctgagatgtttttttttttaatattgaattTTATTGTTGATATCTTGAGTAGCACTTTTGTAGCCCACTTACTGTCCTTTTGTTCTTCCTGGAGTTATTGTCTTCATTTCATCATCAAACAGTCAACACttgcaaacacaacacacagcaGTCCAATCACGCGACCATGCAACACCATTGAGAGATTCTCAGCAACACCATAAAACGTTTTTATAGTGTGCCTATAGGCATACACCATAGCTCTTTATCAACAtgtaaaatgtgtcatttaccTCCACAGATGTGGAATGGCTTCCACGGACTATTGTAGAATGCTCAACGCTTGGAAATTGCTCTCATCAAATGAACGTCAACAACACTCAAACATCAGTGTAGCAGAAAGCCTGGTTCATCCAGGTAGTGGTGGATCTTAAATGTCACAAAGATAACTGTCAGAAGTCAGCACCACCGAGAGAACTGGAAAGACTGTGTTTTCCCCCTCAACCACAACATCTACAACAAATTGTCATCAGtcaaagacaataaaaaaaatctgtcactgcTAACACAACTACATGGTTACTGTTAACAGACACAACAGTTTTAAAGCGGATGGAATTGCACCTTCACATCAGATTTTTGGGGCCGCACATCATGTCTATTGAAAGCAtttatattcattaaaaaatgtctGTCTTACCTCCCCCGAAGTGTGTCCCCTGTCAGGGAGCACCAGAGTGTTGGTGTGGCTGCCCGGGACTACGGTCGAACCGATACTCATTCTGGGTCCGACTAGCATGTAGCGCTTGTCTCCTGATCTGTACTGGATGCTGTGACACAGCGTGCCGTCATAATTGGCGTCTTGCAGATATTTGGAAGTGTACTCTGTGGATTTGGAGCACTGCATGGCGATCAGCacgatgatgctgatgacaAAAAGGAGCGACACCGAGCCCAAAGTGATGATGAGATAAAAAGTCACGTTGTCCTCCTCGTCCACTTTTGCTGCATTTTTCACATCGGAAGCTGCGAAAGCCTCTTTGGGCTCCACAAGTTTGATGGTCAGGGTGGCTGTTGCCGACAGCGACACGTTGCCGTTGTCTTTGACCAGGATGAGCAGTCGATGCTCGGCCTCGTCCGTCTCCGTGAAGGAGCGAAGTGTTCGGATCTGGCCCGTGTAGCGGTCCAAAGAAAACAGACTGTGGTCGCTGACTTGCTGCAGCGAAAACAGCAACCAGCCGTTATATCCGATATCGGCGTCATAGGCTCGGACTTTCGTCACCAAGTCTCCTGCTTTGAGATTGCGGGGAATCTCCTCCACCCCTTTGGCAGAACCGTTGGAGCTGACTGGATACAGGATGACTGGAGCGTTGTCATTCTGATCCAGAATGAACACCTTCACTGTCACGTTGCTGCTCAGTGGAGGACTTCCACCGTCGGTGGCCACCACTTGGAATTGGAAACTTTTCAGCGTCTCAAAGTCAAAACTTTTCAAGGCTGTAATTGTGCCAGTGATCTCATTAATATTCAAAAATGATGTCACACTTTCACTTTTCCGTTGGAGTGAGTATGTCACAGCTGCATTTTCTTCGCCATCGGCATCTGTGGCCCTCACAGAAAACAAAGACACTCCtgctttgttgttttccagcacataaaatgtaaaaggaCTTTGACTGAATAAAGGCCTATTGTCATTCACATCCAGTATATCTACGTGTACGATCTTAGTCGAGGACTTAGGGGGCGTCCCTAAATCTTTTGCTGTTATTAAGATATCATACGCATGCTCCCTCTCTTTATCTAAATAGTCGTTGGTTACAAGAGAGTATGACTGTCCATCTGGTGCCGATTTGAGAGCAAAGGGCAAGCGTTCCGGCAGGCTGCAAACCACCTGTCCATTCGCATCCGAGTCCAAATCATTCACGCCCACTAGCGCCACCACTGTACCGAGAGCGGCGTCCTCTGCGATGCGACTCAACAATGAGGTGATGTCAATTTTGGGTCGGTTGTCGTTCACATCCTCCACACGGATTAGCACGCTGCACTGTGTGGATAGCGACACCGCGCCTTTGTCCGCAGCCAGCACCTTCATCTCATAGACTTGTCTCTCTTCAAAATCGAGATCTCTTTTTATTGTTAGTTCCCCACTTTTCTTATTCAAATCAAATGGCATGCTGGTGTGTCCTCTTAATTTGCTCCTGAGAGAATATTCAATCTCACCATTGTGTCCCTCATCTGAGTCTGATGCCTTCACTGTTAGTAGATATGTCCCCAGAGGAGCATTCTCCTTCACGCTAATGGAGTATTTCTGACGGTCACACACTGGTGCGTTATCATTTACATCAGATACAATAATGGTGATGTTAATAGTACCTGTTTTAGGTGGTTTGCCCCCATCTGAGGCTGTTAATATTAACTGGTGCTGTGCTGCGTTTTCTCGATCCAAAGGCCGCTGTAACACAAGAAAAGGCACCCTCCCTTCCTCACCAAAGTCTTCGGTTTCTAGGAGAAAAAACGGGTTGTGGTTCAGCTTGTACATTTGGACAGAATTCAATCCCACGTCCAAGTCTTGGGCGCCCTCCACTTGGAGTTTGGATCCAATTACAGCAGATTCCAGCACCTCCAAGGTGCAATTGTCATCAAGGAATCTTGGCAAGTTATCGTTCACGTCCAGTACCTCAACAAGGACTTGATGCATCTCCAGAGGGTTTTCCACAACCACCTTGAGATTCGTAATGCACGGCATGGTGTTACCGCACAGGTCCTCCCGGTCCAATCTCTGGTGGACAGAGAGAACACCATCATTCTGATTTACCTTGAATTGCTCCCGCTTTGTTCCTGACACCACACGGAGATTTCTCTGCTGCAGCCTGCCGACTTCCAGTCCGAGGTCCTTGGCAACATTTCCAACCACTGTTCCCGGTTTTACTTCCTCCTGAATTGAATATCTTATTTGAGCAGAGATGCCCTCTGGATGAACAACAATCAGCAGCGGCAAACACAAAGAAATCCATGTCGCCGGCCACTGTCCTCCCATGCAGCATCTTGCCATTATTAATCAGTGACGATTCCTAACCGCAGCTATTATATATACATTGGTTCAATATTTCATAACGAATCATTAACAAATATTCCGGAGAGTAATCATTTTTCGTGGAACAACGATCGCTGTTTCTCTTATGCCTGTCGGTTGACGGTGAATCTCgaaatgaggggggaaaaaaacaacctctcCTCACACCACTGCCATTATATAGTCTAACAGCGCGGCCTACTGTCAATAACATGATACTGCAGCCTGCAAAAATGTGTACTGTACTCAAATTATTTTGTTGCTTTACACACCACATACTTCAGGCCTGGTTTTAAGTGTATATAAAATAAAGCCATAGCAGTAAAAATTCCATTGTTCATATTCACCCACTTTCACCCATTCCTTTCAATAGGTTTGTATtcacaattcagattttttttgtctatttttagaTGCTGTGATGACAATGAATGTTTTTGACATCTAACTGGGACCGTTTATACAGTATGAGGCACAATAGGAAAGCTAATGTTGACAAATCTTGACTTTTCGGTGCAAGAACATTCTGTCAGATAGATGACATGTTTAAGCTTCACGAACTGACTAACAGAGTGGAAGGTGACACTGGGACCacacaatatccatccatccattttccgatcgacCTTATCCTCAACAGGGTGctcagcctatcccagctgtcttcgggcagtaggcgggggacaccctgaactgattgccagccaatcgcagggcacacagagacgaacaaccatccacgttcacattgagtgttcaatcagcttgccgtgcatgtttttggaatgtgggagaaaaaccggagtacccacacaggcacccacacagacacggggGAGAAcactcaaactccacacaggaaggccgcagccgggatcaaacccgcaacctctgcactgtgaagtcaacgcgctaaccactggaccaccatccCACAATAAATTACAATAAATTAACATTACTGTTGCTGTGGTTAAAATATATTAAAGGTGCACCTctattaatttacattttatttgtgactatttttctttgaaaatgtagGAAATAATTCCAAAAGACATCagcagtaacaaaaaaaaaaaacccaaaaagtgtcCGCGTACTGGGACCACAATTCATATGATAAACACTTTCATAATGGGCGTCTTACTTTGAGTAAACAAGTCAAAGTCGTTAGCCATCGTAGCGAGGAATGAACTTTGCATGCCTTGATGAGGACAAGCAATAGAGCGGATGAATGGGTGCATGgatttcctcctcctccgaggTGATTGTCCTCTCATAGGCTACACCAAGGAACAAAATTGGACAACATCTATTCACGTGGAAGTTATTTACCATTGTAAATTACATTACAACTCATTTGCATATTCTAATTTATTTTATCACATACTGGTAgagcaaaatgtgtttgtctgtATTTAACCAACCTTGAGGAGCAATGGGCAGCACCTGTgagatgacagaaaaaaacaaaacaaaactgaaaagcacacTGACAATTTGTATCAAAACCAGGCCATTCGAGTCAGCataaaaatgttgtcatttaaaattcCACACAGAGATACATCATATTATACAAAAATCCCACTGGCAGTGCGATAACACTgtcagtgaaaatgttttttaaaaatgtttttgcacaTTTGTGTGCAAAAGATCGAAGAAGAAAAACTGCTGTCTCTGGCCCCATGATCTTGTAACtctaatttgattaaaaaaaatatatatatatatatatatccaccgCACCAGAGGAAAGCAATAAGCAACAGAAGGTGCCAATCAATTGTCATGCTCTTGCAGGCAAACTCATGATGGACACACCCTACCTTAATAAATACCCCGTTTGGTCGTTGGAACTCCAGTCTGACCATTCTTGTTTTTACAAATCTaacatttgttatttatttatttatttgcaagaCCCACAgtgcaaaattattattttttctataTGGGCTCCATCTTGTACACATCAACATTGTCACCAAATctgacagtttttttctttttttccacagatCATACAATgctattttttcagttttaacAGATcatgaggttttgtttttttctttgttttatgcaTTATTATGTCCTGTGCGATCCACCCAGTACCCTCCCATCATCGCCCTGATGCAGAGTGGATAACACTGACCTCTCGTGGTGAATATCTGCAAATGCCACTATTATACCTTGATTCAcgtatgtgtttgtgttctcCAAAAGCTAGGCATCCACAATATTTGTTACATCGGGCGTTGAACGTTGTATTATTATCGATAAATCAATGCTGTAtgtgtacatttatttattctaaaAAATCCTATCTGCACACCCCTCGCCACGATTGCGTCATACGTCTGAATGTAGGCCAAATCAAGGTGCGCATGCCCAAGCGCTGCCGCATTTTGCAACGTGAAGCCCCTCCCTCACTCCCTCCACACTGCACCAATTCGAACAGGCTGGATCATTGCTGCTGACTTCCATTCGCACCCAAATTGGTGCGCGTCCGTGTGCATTGTGTGTATGCTGGAATATTAGATGACGGGTTGCGTCAGAGCACCAGCCAAACGCCCTTCGGGTAGCAGACAGCCGGTAGCCATGGCAACGCAGCTCTTTTTCGCAGGTCACTGCTGAAGGAagaaagatgggggagggatgCTGTGAATGCTGCAACCAAAGCACCGATTCCATTGAATGTCTACGCTGGTTTCACATCAAATCTTACATGATTACTGTGTATAACTATCAACAGCaattttagatgaaacaatgGCCAGTGAGATCCCTGTTCAGGGAGATTCCAGCAAGTACAATAATTTGACATTGAGAGAGTGTATGTGTCCCTGTTTGCTTTGTTCTGCACAGTATAGGTCACTGGGGAAGAAGGACAGGAGTTTTTGACAAGCACTATACACCTGAATTGACCTACCTGGCAACATCACTGAGCCTTTCTGCTTAAATATATCAATAGGCCTTCTCATATAAGATCATCTTCCTGGAGACCTTGCAGGAGGCAACACTGAAGCAGGCAGTCATGACATTTGGACTGATTAGCTGCTTGGTCAGGACTAATAATGAAGTAATGCAAGTCATTctcagaaatgtgtcttttgatCCAATGCATCATGGTACCAACACAATGAATCTTGAAAGAGTGATATTATACTTACAACATACCAAACATTTAATTAGtttccatgtttttattttgtctgccATAAGATATGATCACATTACAAACACACAACTATTGTATCTCACAGTCAAAGCACCACTGTACAAATGCACTTACTTGATGTATTTGCCTGTAAAACATTACACCTTTATACATGTAAGCTGTGCTAGTGTTTGACTGCACAATATCAATTTAATATTTACTGTAGTTGATGTGATTAGCACTGCAATGATGAGGACGACAGCATTATTGAAATTGCATTTCTAATAATTGTTTGCACTCCTGATTTGATGCGGTTATCTTCAGTCCAGAAGTGGGAAAAGGccttttaataataaaataataaaaataaatgtggtaCCTATGGTTCTCTGTAAAGACTTTCCGTATTGTATCGCAGGTCGAGTTGTCAGTAATACACTCGAGCACAGCTTTCATTTGTGTGACAAATACACAATTGcagtactgtaaatattttgtaTATATTGTATCGTGTTACACTACGTCAAACAGTGCTGATGGTCGGCGACATCCACAATTTGTCTTCttaaatgacaaaagtaaaCAATATGACATACAGTGTATCTACAAGGAGAGTCTTATCGTCTATGGTTGAGTAATTCATATTCAGAACCGTGATCAAAAGGAAAACACTGTACACAACTGTCCTGTTCCTCTTCTTTTTGCCCCACTTCTATTTTGTTCTGAGAGCACAATTGTTGATGACACAGAAAATGAGTTGTACACGCCCTAAAAATCTATGACCGATATTCcatgcaacacaaaaaaaagtgaaagcagGTGAACACTGACAAAAGGCATCACTCTCCCGCATTTGTTAACCTAACAAGTCAAGTGCGTTACAGGAGATCGTTTTGCAGTAAGAGTTGATACCACATTACAGTTACAGTGGCCAATTTTTAACCCTTAGAATGTACAAGGGCAGAAGACACTTCAATCCGCTATAAGTTGCCATCATTTCCAACCAGTTTTGACGATAAGCAAGAAGGGGGTCAGTTTAACCACGAATATCTTGAGCACCGCTAATTGTAATCAATGTGCTAGTGCATTAGTTCTTGCCCAGAGTATCCTTAAATCCTCACGACAATAGGTTGATTAAGTCACCTGAATCATTCTGCACACTCATTCATCAGTCGCCTTTGCTCACAACATCATTTACAAAACCTGAAATTACTATTTATAAAATTCAGATTTAATTCCTACAAACcgcatggttttttttgtgttaaacaTTGGATATACTGTGCCGTTTCCATTGCCATTAATACAGAAAATGCAAAagacaaaatggagaaaaattttaaatactgtacacatgATGGGCGATCATTTCGACAAAGCAAGAGTCTCCTTTTGGCATTTCCACTTTTCATTGCACACTCATATTGTCCctttttttggggctttttggACTATTCACACATTTCTTGGCAAATCACATTTCTTGTGACATATTTTTAGAGATGAAGCGTATTTGAAGCCACGCGGTCATACCGTACACATTGAAGAGTTTATCAAAAAGGCTTAAATTGGCTTTTCATGTGCTTAAAGAGTACAGATGGAGGGGATTACAAGGAGTGGGAGTTGTTTCCTCATTGACGCGGCAGCATTCAGTGGGTGTCAAGTATGAGGATCCGGGCTGAGCATGACGGGTATGAGCGTGATGTCAATTCAGGGTTCTCTCTTTTCCTCTTAGGTACTCCCATCTCGATTTGTCGGATATGCAGGTGGGGAGTTCTGGCCTTCATGTGGATCGAGTGCTCCTGGTTGTGGATGCCTGTCAATGAGACACAAAGATATAGTATTTAAAAAACTAGAGATAGCCACGTGACGCGTCAGGCTGACATGCATTCTAAGATTAAGATGGAGAGGCAGCAGGCCGAAGAAAGGGTTGGACAGATCCTTGAACGTACACGCTATCACTGAACACACCATGCTTGCGAAATATCACGAGGAGTGTGGTTGCTAGGAAACTGGGTGACGGGACTCATTTTCACATCCCCTGCACAAAATAATAGGTCAGACATTAAAAGTGTCAAACATTTGAGTCTGTTTACAGTTGTAACTAATGCAGTCTGACAGACATTTCATTATAGGAATATTATTTTagaatgatttggaaaaaaaaacataatcctAACATGCATTTGTAACAatttaaagatgtttttaatGCGCAGTAAAGTCAGcaagtacactgaaaaaaatacaaccgcAACTCTGTTGTTTCTGCTCACATTTTCTACAAGCCAAACGTTGACAAAAACGGTGCATTGAATTtactcagttttattttgtcacgtcgttgcacaaaataaaatcatctggaccTGGTTTGAAGTCGAGCATACATCTACTTAAAAACGATCTGAAAACCCCCAACAATTGAGTAAACAAAAGGCCTGTTTTGCTCATATGTTCAAAAATCTGTCTCAATCTGTCCGGGTGAACATTTCTTCTTTGCTGAGAGGTGCTGATTAGACAGCAAACTtattgcacaggtgtgcctTCGGATGCCCAAAATAATAAACCACTCTAAAATTTGCAGTTTTACTCAATTGTGAGCGGGGAGGGAGACTGGGGGTGGGCAGGCAGAAAATCAATCAGTGTCTGGCGTGACCACCGTTGCACAGGTGAGCCTTAGGCGACCCACAATTAAAGGTAATTCGAAAACAGATGAGCACCTAAGTGTTGCGTCGATAGTTGTGTTTGGTTTCTTATAATAGGTCAACAGGTGCATTTAAGGACTGGCTGCAGGTGAGACACCACTTTGTCCACATACTGCAGACTTTGAAGAATACTTCACATGTGGAGTAAATCCTCAAACTGAAAACAACGTGTCAGATAAGCCGGCACTACCTATCGTTATTGTGGCCAAGATAACGTCAAGTccagtcaacagtatttatagagcactttcaaacagccatcgctgcatacaaagtgctgtacatggagcgatttaacatacacaataaacagtaagacgaaatggtaataaaggcggtagaaagcaccaagcagtaaaatcaagagcaaatgtaagtcatgctgagtcgaacgccaaagaatacaagtgggttttgaggagggctttaaagatgggcagcgaggaggcttgccaaatgttcagtgggaggtcaatCCAGAGAGAGggtccagcaacagaaaaggctcgatcccctctgagcctcagtttagttcttggtacctctaacaaagactggtccacagacctgaggcgccgggcaggtgtgtaggggcgg
This window of the Hippocampus zosterae strain Florida chromosome 1, ASM2543408v3, whole genome shotgun sequence genome carries:
- the LOC127610372 gene encoding protocadherin beta-14-like, which codes for MARCCMGGQWPATWISLCLPLLIVVHPEGISAQIRYSIQEEVKPGTVVGNVAKDLGLEVGRLQQRNLRVVSGTKREQFKVNQNDGVLSVHQRLDREDLCGNTMPCITNLKVVVENPLEMHQVLVEVLDVNDNLPRFLDDNCTLEVLESAVIGSKLQVEGAQDLDVGLNSVQMYKLNHNPFFLLETEDFGEEGRVPFLVLQRPLDRENAAQHQLILTASDGGKPPKTGTINITIIVSDVNDNAPVCDRQKYSISVKENAPLGTYLLTVKASDSDEGHNGEIEYSLRSKLRGHTSMPFDLNKKSGELTIKRDLDFEERQVYEMKVLAADKGAVSLSTQCSVLIRVEDVNDNRPKIDITSLLSRIAEDAALGTVVALVGVNDLDSDANGQVVCSLPERLPFALKSAPDGQSYSLVTNDYLDKEREHAYDILITAKDLGTPPKSSTKIVHVDILDVNDNRPLFSQSPFTFYVLENNKAGVSLFSVRATDADGEENAAVTYSLQRKSESVTSFLNINEITGTITALKSFDFETLKSFQFQVVATDGGSPPLSSNVTVKVFILDQNDNAPVILYPVSSNGSAEGVEEIPRNLKAGDLVTKVRAYDADIGYNGWLLFSLQQVSDHSLFSLDRYTGQIRTLRSFTETDEAEHRLLILVKDNGNVSLSATATVTVKLVEPKEAFAASDVKSAAKVEEEDNVTFYLIVTLGSVSLLFVISIIVLIAMQCSKSTEYTSKYLQDANYDGTLCHSIQYRSGDKRYMLVGPRMSIGSTVGPGSHANTLVLPDRRHTSGEVRQAFFKIIITESPHKTQRLVTLRTLFLNYCHLWAHIFLLWQGQNSHGSEEQSGIFFKVASENTYIHCIK